The following proteins are encoded in a genomic region of Haloarcula salinisoli:
- the pheT gene encoding phenylalanine--tRNA ligase subunit beta: protein MPVVDVDPDELRYLTGHDEKDDDELKSDLFNLGLEFEGWTEDDEFQLEFAPDRLDRLSVEGVARSLRYHYGDDRGVYVPNTNSAEWTIEVEDQPEGRPYVTGAVVRGLDMSEGALESLIQLQEKLHATMGRKRAKGAIGVHDLTMLKGTDLRPTDEQSSSLDLSGGQDPTEASEEPQDEMVGDATVETTGANAITYTSADPDEATFVPLESDAEMTPNEVIERHDTGQQYGDLVADFEKVPAIYDAIGLFSFPPVINGRRTEVSEDSRDLFIELTGTDQWTIDHMCSIVCYALEARGGTIERVNVEYADDAAGEYAGRTLERPDFETRTKTVTQDRIESLLGVDLEPEQIIDYAERAGLDATRVVTDDGVSFEVEIPPYRVDVIHPLDIVDDIGRALGFNSLEPTYPDVSTVGGRHDRSVLEDAARDTLVGLGFEDLLNFHMTNEAENFSRMNLSDPDAAAADDALVGLADPVTIQEPYSEDYTILRTWALPSLMMVLENNTHRRYSQDLAEIGLAAGLDEGQNTGVSEHRTVAGALARTDASYEDAKARLQTVAEAFGKDLETPATSHPTFIDGRVADVVLDGETVGVIGEVHPKVLVEHDLELPVAAFEFRLDALE, encoded by the coding sequence ATGCCCGTTGTCGATGTTGACCCCGACGAACTGCGATACCTGACCGGTCACGACGAGAAGGACGACGACGAACTCAAATCGGACCTGTTCAATCTGGGCCTGGAGTTCGAGGGCTGGACCGAAGACGACGAGTTCCAGCTGGAGTTCGCGCCCGACAGACTGGACCGCCTCTCCGTCGAGGGCGTCGCCCGCTCGCTGCGGTATCACTACGGCGACGACCGGGGCGTCTACGTCCCCAACACGAACAGCGCCGAGTGGACTATCGAGGTAGAGGACCAGCCCGAGGGCCGGCCCTACGTCACCGGCGCGGTCGTCCGCGGGCTGGACATGAGCGAGGGCGCCCTCGAATCGCTGATTCAACTGCAGGAGAAGCTCCACGCGACGATGGGTCGCAAGCGCGCGAAGGGCGCTATCGGGGTCCACGACCTGACGATGCTGAAAGGAACCGACCTCCGCCCGACCGACGAGCAATCGAGCAGTCTGGACCTCTCGGGCGGACAGGACCCGACCGAAGCCAGCGAAGAGCCCCAGGACGAAATGGTCGGCGACGCCACCGTCGAAACCACCGGCGCCAACGCGATTACGTACACGAGCGCAGACCCCGACGAGGCCACCTTCGTCCCGCTGGAGTCCGACGCCGAGATGACTCCGAACGAGGTCATCGAGCGCCACGACACCGGCCAGCAATACGGCGACCTCGTCGCAGACTTCGAGAAGGTGCCCGCCATCTACGACGCTATCGGGCTGTTCTCGTTCCCGCCGGTCATCAACGGCCGCCGGACGGAGGTCAGCGAGGACTCCCGGGACCTCTTCATCGAGCTGACCGGGACCGACCAGTGGACCATCGACCACATGTGTTCGATTGTCTGCTACGCGCTGGAGGCCCGCGGCGGCACCATCGAGCGCGTGAACGTCGAGTACGCCGACGACGCCGCCGGCGAGTACGCCGGCCGGACACTGGAGCGTCCCGACTTCGAGACCCGGACGAAGACAGTCACCCAGGACCGCATCGAGTCCCTGCTCGGCGTCGACCTCGAGCCCGAGCAGATCATCGACTACGCGGAACGGGCCGGCCTGGACGCCACGCGGGTCGTGACTGACGACGGCGTCTCTTTCGAGGTCGAGATTCCGCCCTACCGGGTCGACGTCATCCACCCGCTGGACATCGTCGACGACATCGGTCGTGCGCTCGGGTTCAACAGCCTCGAACCGACATACCCTGACGTTTCGACGGTCGGCGGCCGCCACGACCGCTCCGTGCTGGAGGACGCCGCCCGTGATACCCTCGTGGGACTTGGCTTCGAGGACTTGCTGAACTTCCACATGACCAACGAGGCGGAGAACTTCAGCAGAATGAACCTCTCCGACCCCGACGCGGCGGCGGCCGACGACGCGCTGGTCGGCCTCGCGGACCCGGTCACCATTCAGGAACCCTACAGCGAGGACTACACCATCCTCCGGACGTGGGCGCTCCCATCGCTCATGATGGTCCTGGAGAACAACACCCACCGCCGGTACTCGCAGGACCTCGCCGAAATCGGGCTCGCCGCGGGCCTGGACGAGGGCCAGAACACTGGCGTCAGCGAACACCGCACCGTCGCCGGGGCACTCGCCCGCACTGACGCCTCATACGAGGACGCCAAGGCCCGCCTACAGACCGTCGCCGAGGCGTTCGGGAAAGACCTCGAGACGCCCGCGACGAGCCACCCGACGTTCATCGACGGCCGCGTGGCCGATGTCGTGCTGGACGGGGAGACGGTCGGTGTCATCGGCGAGGTGCATCCGAAAGTGCTCGTCGAGCACGACCTGGAACTGCCGGTGGCGGCCTTCGAGTTCCGGCTGGACGCGCTGGAGTAG
- a CDS encoding quinone-dependent dihydroorotate dehydrogenase has product MRPYDIAKPVLFSLPAETAHSAVHGLLEAAQGTPIAAAMADRYTVSDDRLAASAFGQSFDNPVGVAAGFDKNATVPNALGAMGFGFAEVGGVTAEPQAGNARPRMFRLREDDGIINRMGLNNEGAAAVGERLAKTDAPFPLGVNIAKSEHVGTSGAPADYRETYEHVAEGGDFFVVNVSCPNSQGFEELQNRDAMTAIFAELQDAGAAPLLVKLSPDLPEPAVEDTLDLVTELDLDGVVATNTTTERPEGLRSPNASETGGLSGKPIEDRATDMVQFVAERVDVPVVGVGGVASAEGAYQKIRAGASLVQLYTGLVYEGPSLARDINEGLLDLLERDGFDSVEDAVGADL; this is encoded by the coding sequence ATGAGACCCTACGATATCGCCAAACCGGTTCTGTTCTCACTCCCGGCCGAGACAGCCCACAGCGCCGTCCACGGCCTGCTAGAGGCGGCACAGGGAACCCCGATAGCGGCCGCGATGGCCGACCGGTACACCGTCTCCGACGACCGCCTCGCCGCCTCCGCGTTCGGCCAGTCGTTCGACAACCCCGTCGGCGTCGCTGCGGGCTTTGACAAGAACGCCACAGTGCCAAACGCCTTGGGGGCGATGGGCTTTGGCTTCGCCGAGGTCGGCGGCGTCACGGCCGAACCACAGGCCGGCAACGCCAGGCCCAGGATGTTCCGCCTGCGCGAAGACGACGGTATCATCAACCGAATGGGGCTGAACAACGAGGGGGCGGCCGCCGTCGGCGAGCGGCTGGCGAAGACGGACGCTCCCTTCCCGCTGGGCGTCAACATCGCCAAGAGCGAGCACGTCGGTACCAGCGGGGCCCCGGCGGACTACCGCGAGACGTACGAGCACGTCGCCGAGGGCGGCGATTTCTTCGTCGTCAACGTCTCCTGTCCCAACTCACAGGGGTTCGAGGAGCTCCAGAACCGCGATGCGATGACTGCCATCTTCGCGGAGCTCCAGGATGCGGGCGCCGCGCCGCTGCTGGTGAAGCTCTCGCCGGACCTCCCCGAACCGGCGGTCGAGGACACGCTCGACCTCGTGACCGAACTCGACCTCGACGGCGTCGTCGCGACCAACACGACGACCGAGCGCCCCGAGGGGTTGCGCTCGCCAAACGCCAGCGAGACGGGCGGGCTCTCCGGGAAGCCAATCGAGGACAGAGCGACAGATATGGTCCAGTTCGTCGCCGAGCGCGTCGACGTCCCCGTCGTCGGCGTCGGCGGCGTCGCCTCGGCCGAGGGCGCCTACCAGAAAATCCGTGCCGGCGCCTCGCTCGTCCAGCTCTACACCGGGCTGGTCTACGAGGGGCCGTCGCTCGCTCGGGACATCAACGAGGGGCTACTCGACCTGCTGGAGCGGGACGGCTTCGACAGTGTCGAGGATGCCGTCGGCGCGGACCTGTAG
- a CDS encoding HAD family hydrolase: MSDAPTAICFDMDGVLVQSEDHWVSIQREHILPTVAPDDDIPLSAITGRDYTEVYPDLDGEYELAVSREEYERLFEEAGREIYSEHATMLDGVDDLLADLREAGTSLALTTSAPWDWIDVIEDRFGLLHHFDTAVSAQDIDAPGKPEPHIYEHGASELGVEPTNCWAVEDSHAGASAAVAAGMTTVGFQGDGAATELPMVHHLAGDAAELRDVLFG, from the coding sequence ATGAGCGACGCGCCGACTGCAATCTGTTTCGACATGGACGGTGTCCTCGTCCAGTCCGAGGACCACTGGGTCAGTATCCAGCGCGAGCACATCCTGCCGACCGTCGCGCCCGACGACGACATCCCGCTGTCGGCTATCACCGGCCGCGATTACACCGAGGTGTATCCGGACCTCGACGGAGAGTACGAGCTCGCCGTCTCCCGCGAGGAGTACGAGCGTCTCTTCGAGGAGGCGGGCAGGGAGATATACAGCGAGCACGCGACGATGCTCGACGGCGTGGACGACCTGCTGGCCGACCTGCGCGAGGCCGGCACGTCGCTGGCGCTGACGACCTCGGCGCCGTGGGACTGGATCGACGTCATCGAGGACCGCTTTGGCCTGCTCCACCATTTCGACACGGCCGTGAGCGCCCAGGACATCGACGCGCCGGGCAAGCCCGAGCCACACATCTACGAACACGGCGCGAGCGAGCTGGGGGTCGAGCCGACGAACTGCTGGGCCGTGGAGGACTCCCACGCCGGCGCGAGCGCGGCCGTGGCCGCGGGGATGACGACCGTCGGCTTCCAGGGCGACGGCGCGGCGACGGAGCTCCCGATGGTCCACCATCTGGCCGGCGACGCGGCGGAGCTACGCGACGTGCTGTTCGGGTAG
- a CDS encoding non-histone chromosomal MC1 family protein → MARDSDKRNFALREDGDESSVFSGGTPRQAALKAARRLDPADSEDEADRQEIRLREKGTHKVHIYEAWAWVETAPDDKPDWMPGDITKGNVSKEGVEHLDDI, encoded by the coding sequence ATGGCACGCGACAGCGACAAGCGCAACTTTGCGCTCCGTGAGGATGGTGACGAATCGAGCGTCTTCTCAGGCGGGACACCCCGGCAGGCTGCGTTGAAGGCCGCCCGGCGGCTCGACCCGGCCGACAGCGAGGACGAAGCAGACCGACAGGAGATACGGCTCCGGGAGAAGGGCACCCACAAGGTCCACATCTACGAGGCGTGGGCCTGGGTCGAAACAGCGCCCGACGACAAACCGGACTGGATGCCGGGCGACATCACGAAGGGGAACGTCTCGAAAGAGGGTGTCGAACACCTCGACGACATCTAG
- the endA gene encoding tRNA-intron lyase: MQLTLDGDVVRAGNRARERFYDSRGYGHARDGDLDLAPVEAAHLCYRGDIDAVDGMGVQELLASGAVSAVDFLVYKDLRDRGFYLTPAREGWVDEPAGVDFVVYPRGKGPWDDAVAHRVRVVGERDDVPASSLGDCVLAVVDEESELTYLDTSRRTVEGTSAADVPAVEGTLLAERVLCWDPPAALYQQAFYGQQLDEDAVQLSLVEAAYLAREGVLSVDGDDAAVVERGRDVEGDRFDRRLAVYAALRDSGVVPKTGFKFGADFRTYADVESVDDLGHSELLVRVLPADHDFEPRDLALDVRLAHGVRKTMVFALVDETVEWVETRRLTP, from the coding sequence ATGCAACTCACGCTCGACGGCGACGTGGTCCGGGCCGGGAACCGTGCTCGCGAGCGGTTCTACGACTCCCGTGGCTACGGCCACGCTCGCGACGGGGACCTCGACCTCGCGCCTGTCGAGGCCGCCCATCTGTGCTATCGCGGCGACATCGACGCCGTCGACGGGATGGGCGTCCAGGAACTGCTCGCCTCCGGGGCCGTCTCGGCCGTGGACTTTCTGGTCTACAAGGACCTGCGCGACCGGGGGTTCTATCTCACGCCCGCCCGCGAGGGATGGGTCGACGAGCCCGCTGGCGTGGACTTCGTCGTCTACCCGCGTGGTAAGGGGCCGTGGGACGACGCCGTGGCCCACCGCGTCCGGGTCGTCGGTGAGCGCGACGACGTCCCCGCGTCGTCGCTGGGCGACTGCGTGCTGGCCGTCGTCGACGAGGAGAGCGAACTCACCTATCTGGACACCAGCCGACGGACCGTCGAGGGGACCAGTGCCGCCGACGTGCCCGCCGTCGAGGGGACGCTGCTCGCCGAGCGCGTGCTGTGCTGGGACCCGCCGGCGGCGCTCTACCAGCAGGCCTTCTACGGCCAGCAACTGGACGAGGACGCCGTCCAGCTCTCGCTCGTCGAGGCGGCGTATCTGGCTCGCGAAGGGGTGCTGTCGGTCGACGGGGATGACGCTGCGGTGGTCGAGCGCGGCCGCGACGTCGAGGGCGACCGTTTCGACCGCCGGCTGGCCGTCTACGCCGCCCTGCGGGACTCGGGTGTCGTCCCCAAAACGGGGTTCAAGTTCGGTGCGGACTTTCGGACCTACGCCGACGTCGAGAGCGTCGACGACCTGGGCCACTCCGAACTGCTCGTCCGAGTGTTGCCTGCCGACCACGACTTCGAACCGCGGGACCTCGCGCTGGACGTCCGGCTGGCCCACGGCGTCCGGAAGACGATGGTGTTCGCGCTCGTGGACGAGACAGTCGAGTGGGTCGAGACACGGCGGTTGACGCCCTGA
- a CDS encoding endonuclease NucS domain-containing protein, whose protein sequence is MHDGTRVMAGECTTVFEGSREREQRGDVLVVVKPDNTVLVHDAGGYQPVAWLTRAESVAVEDGTVTARDGEQFLRVVAHEEHGSARFPASEAGVPVGDCPNCPGTLVRAGGDVTCTGCGERYGLPTDAAVTGGRCGDCALPTMRVERGEAIECCIDRDCESLDERVQAAFDREWTCKHCDGDLRILRRGGLLAGCENYPECDTGYAVPSGVVVDDCDCGLPTFETSGGRRCLDSGCEESG, encoded by the coding sequence ATGCACGACGGAACGCGCGTGATGGCCGGCGAGTGTACGACTGTCTTCGAGGGGTCCCGCGAGCGCGAACAGCGCGGCGACGTGCTGGTGGTGGTCAAGCCCGACAACACGGTGCTGGTCCACGACGCCGGGGGGTACCAACCGGTGGCGTGGCTCACTAGGGCCGAGAGCGTCGCCGTCGAGGACGGGACTGTCACCGCCCGCGACGGCGAGCAGTTCCTCCGCGTCGTCGCCCACGAGGAACACGGCAGCGCCCGGTTCCCGGCCTCGGAGGCCGGCGTCCCGGTCGGCGACTGTCCGAACTGTCCGGGGACACTGGTGCGTGCGGGCGGTGACGTGACCTGTACCGGCTGTGGCGAGCGCTACGGGCTGCCGACCGACGCCGCCGTCACCGGCGGTCGCTGTGGGGACTGTGCGCTGCCGACGATGCGGGTCGAACGCGGCGAAGCCATCGAGTGTTGCATCGACCGCGACTGTGAGTCACTCGACGAGCGCGTCCAGGCCGCCTTCGACCGCGAGTGGACGTGTAAGCACTGCGACGGCGACCTGCGGATTCTGCGCCGTGGCGGCCTGCTGGCGGGCTGTGAGAACTACCCCGAGTGTGACACCGGCTACGCCGTCCCGTCGGGGGTCGTCGTCGACGACTGTGACTGTGGCCTCCCCACGTTCGAGACCAGCGGCGGCCGGCGGTGTCTCGACAGCGGCTGTGAGGAAAGCGGGTGA
- a CDS encoding alpha/beta fold hydrolase: MSCDAIYRYARRALVWLVAVGVLTAGAGVLYFGTPHHASDASVASVEADPNVTVTEQGGTYTLEPSGRESTVGLVFYPGARVHPDAYVASLAPLASEANVTVVVPKLRLNLAVLEQGAASGYVTGSRVENWYVGGHSLGGAMACRYAAQNPEAVEGVVLYASYCDRDISETGLAALSVTGSADTVLDSDSYEENRENLPADTTVRTLPLNHTQFGSYRGQRGDEPSNLSYATAHDRLANVTVAWVRSQGDT; this comes from the coding sequence GTGAGCTGCGACGCTATCTACCGATACGCCCGCCGGGCGCTGGTCTGGCTGGTCGCCGTCGGCGTCCTCACAGCGGGGGCGGGCGTCCTCTATTTCGGCACGCCACACCACGCGTCCGACGCGAGCGTCGCCAGCGTCGAGGCGGACCCGAACGTGACGGTCACCGAGCAGGGCGGGACGTACACACTCGAACCGTCGGGTCGAGAGTCGACAGTGGGGCTCGTCTTCTACCCGGGCGCGCGGGTCCACCCGGACGCCTACGTCGCGTCGCTCGCACCGCTTGCCAGCGAGGCCAACGTGACCGTCGTCGTCCCGAAGCTACGGCTGAACCTGGCTGTGCTCGAACAGGGCGCCGCCAGCGGGTACGTGACCGGTTCCAGGGTCGAAAACTGGTACGTGGGCGGGCACTCGCTGGGCGGGGCGATGGCCTGTCGCTACGCGGCCCAGAACCCCGAGGCGGTCGAGGGCGTGGTGCTGTACGCCTCGTACTGCGACCGGGACATCTCCGAGACCGGACTCGCGGCCCTGAGTGTCACCGGCAGCGCGGACACCGTCCTCGACAGCGATTCCTACGAGGAAAACCGCGAGAACCTCCCTGCCGACACCACAGTCCGTACGCTCCCGCTGAACCACACCCAGTTCGGGAGCTACCGCGGCCAGCGCGGCGACGAGCCGAGCAATCTCAGCTACGCCACCGCCCACGACCGGCTGGCCAACGTCACCGTCGCGTGGGTCCGGTCCCAGGGAGACACCTGA
- a CDS encoding phenylalanine--tRNA ligase subunit alpha produces the protein MKRPQAQVAVLQAADADDPRRIDEVADEAGLKPETATRAAFELEDDGLLSVTEETVEHYTLTDEGTQYVFESLPEQDLYEAAIDAGADEEPVQMGQVIGASGLEGPAVDIALSNYARKGYGEIDSGEITADPDAKPGQDAEMLALEAVADDQLDEADADALDQLERRGLLEVREETVRSVQLTDEGVAALEAGVEAAETVDQLTAELLTSGEWADVEFTEYNVEADAEDVSHGKEHILRQTANRVKDTLVGMGFQEMEGPHVDAQFWINDCLFMPQDHPARTHWDQFALERPDEIGELPADLVDRVRSAHKEGVGPDGEGYHSPWEEDVARGLDLRGHTTSLSMRHLSGEEIGELEPPKRFFSVEKVYRNDTLDPTHLLEFFQIEGWVMAEDLSVRDLMGTFTEFYEQFGITDLEFKPHYNPYTEPSFELFGTHPETGEVVEVGNSGIFREEVLSPLGVDCDVMAWGLSLERLLMLMYGFEDIRDVHGTLCDLELLRTTEVLH, from the coding sequence ATGAAGCGACCACAGGCACAGGTGGCCGTCCTCCAGGCCGCCGACGCAGACGACCCCAGGCGCATCGACGAGGTGGCCGACGAGGCCGGCCTCAAACCCGAGACGGCGACACGGGCCGCGTTCGAACTCGAAGACGACGGCCTGCTTTCCGTCACCGAGGAGACCGTCGAACACTACACGCTGACCGACGAGGGCACCCAGTACGTCTTCGAGAGCCTCCCGGAACAGGACCTCTACGAGGCCGCAATCGACGCCGGCGCCGACGAGGAGCCGGTCCAGATGGGGCAGGTCATCGGTGCCTCCGGGCTCGAAGGCCCCGCCGTCGACATCGCGCTGTCGAACTACGCCCGCAAGGGGTACGGCGAGATAGACAGCGGCGAGATAACCGCCGACCCGGACGCGAAACCGGGGCAGGACGCGGAGATGCTGGCGCTCGAAGCGGTCGCCGACGACCAGCTCGACGAGGCCGACGCCGACGCGCTCGACCAGCTCGAACGGCGTGGCCTGCTGGAGGTCCGCGAGGAGACCGTCCGTTCCGTGCAGCTGACCGACGAGGGCGTCGCTGCCCTCGAAGCCGGCGTCGAGGCCGCCGAGACCGTCGACCAGCTCACCGCCGAGCTACTGACCAGCGGCGAGTGGGCGGACGTCGAGTTCACCGAGTACAACGTCGAGGCCGACGCCGAAGACGTGAGCCACGGCAAGGAGCATATCCTCCGCCAGACCGCAAACAGGGTCAAAGATACCCTCGTGGGAATGGGGTTCCAGGAGATGGAAGGCCCCCACGTCGACGCGCAGTTCTGGATCAACGACTGCCTGTTCATGCCCCAGGACCATCCCGCACGGACACACTGGGACCAGTTCGCGCTGGAGCGACCGGACGAAATTGGAGAACTGCCCGCGGACCTCGTCGACCGTGTCCGCTCGGCACACAAGGAGGGCGTCGGTCCCGACGGTGAGGGGTATCACTCACCGTGGGAAGAAGACGTTGCCCGCGGGCTGGACCTGCGGGGCCACACCACGTCGCTGTCGATGCGGCATCTCTCCGGCGAGGAAATCGGCGAGCTGGAGCCACCGAAGCGATTCTTCAGCGTCGAGAAGGTGTACCGCAACGACACGCTCGACCCGACGCACTTACTGGAGTTCTTCCAGATAGAGGGGTGGGTCATGGCCGAGGACCTCTCCGTGCGTGACCTGATGGGCACGTTCACGGAGTTCTACGAGCAGTTTGGCATCACCGACCTGGAGTTCAAGCCCCACTACAACCCATACACGGAGCCAAGTTTCGAACTCTTTGGCACCCATCCCGAGACCGGCGAGGTCGTCGAGGTCGGCAACTCGGGCATCTTCCGCGAGGAGGTGCTCTCGCCGCTGGGCGTCGACTGCGACGTGATGGCGTGGGGGCTCTCGCTCGAACGCTTGCTCATGTTGATGTACGGATTCGAGGACATCCGTGACGTCCACGGGACGTTGTGTGACCTCGAACTGCTGCGGACCACGGAGGTGCTTCACTGA
- a CDS encoding tryptophan--tRNA ligase gives MTRNSHTDDEPTDEQPRTDDGEPSDTKRASSELRSDGGESNTVRRTSSELRSDGGTDAAGADEAVLDPWGSSTVADYRKLFEQFGIEEFDDVLPAVPNPHYLMRRGVIFGHRDYSPVAEAMRNDEPFASLSGFMPTGDPHIGHKMVFDEIIWHQEQGADAYALIADLEAHAARELSWSEIDEHAESYILSLLALGFDPEEGELYRQSDNRELQDLAFELGAETNFSELQAIYDFDGETDVSHMQSVVTQMADILYPQLEEPKPTVIPVGPDQDPHMRLARDLAARMRYFGVTEAFASFEAEAVERTLLGQAYDAREAYAEDPEMPRCVEAADYLREHEPAPADARESVAEKLDNAGKEPIRPRTRIFDRNATDEAFEALIEAVDGEKRVYDEHVDAFDLDHAEADELARQVELDTGGYGFLPPSSIYHRFMTGLTGGKMSSSIPASHISLLDDPEEGYDKVKAATTGGRATAEEQREKGGKADECPVYELYAYLLSGDDDEFAEEVYEECVGGERLCGGCKEQAAELMEAFLEEHQEKRAEWEDKLDELDIDLDSHRTRG, from the coding sequence ATGACGCGAAATTCACACACCGACGACGAACCGACAGACGAGCAGCCCCGGACGGACGACGGGGAGCCAAGCGACACGAAGCGAGCCTCGTCAGAGCTCCGCTCTGACGGTGGTGAGTCGAACACGGTGAGACGAACCTCATCGGAGCTTCGCTCCGATGGTGGCACCGATGCCGCCGGCGCCGACGAGGCCGTCCTCGACCCGTGGGGCTCCTCGACCGTCGCGGACTACCGCAAGCTGTTCGAGCAGTTCGGCATCGAGGAGTTCGACGACGTGCTCCCGGCGGTCCCGAACCCGCATTACCTGATGCGCCGGGGCGTCATCTTCGGCCACCGTGACTACTCACCGGTCGCCGAAGCCATGCGCAACGACGAGCCCTTCGCCTCGCTGTCGGGCTTTATGCCGACCGGCGACCCCCATATCGGCCACAAGATGGTGTTCGACGAGATAATCTGGCACCAGGAGCAGGGCGCCGACGCCTACGCCCTCATCGCCGACCTGGAGGCCCACGCCGCCCGCGAGCTCTCCTGGAGCGAAATCGACGAACACGCCGAGAGCTACATCCTCTCCTTGCTCGCGCTCGGGTTTGACCCGGAGGAGGGCGAGCTGTATCGCCAATCGGACAACCGCGAGCTGCAGGACCTCGCGTTCGAACTCGGCGCCGAGACGAACTTCTCGGAGCTGCAGGCCATCTACGACTTCGACGGCGAGACCGACGTCTCGCACATGCAGTCGGTCGTCACGCAGATGGCCGACATCCTCTACCCGCAACTGGAGGAACCCAAGCCGACGGTGATTCCGGTCGGCCCGGACCAGGACCCCCACATGCGGCTCGCGCGGGACCTGGCGGCGCGGATGCGCTACTTCGGCGTCACCGAGGCCTTCGCCAGCTTCGAGGCCGAGGCCGTCGAGCGCACTCTCTTGGGCCAGGCCTACGACGCACGCGAAGCGTACGCCGAGGACCCCGAGATGCCCCGCTGTGTCGAGGCCGCCGACTACCTGCGCGAACACGAGCCGGCGCCCGCCGACGCCCGCGAGTCCGTCGCCGAGAAACTCGACAACGCAGGGAAGGAGCCGATTCGGCCACGGACCCGCATCTTCGACCGCAACGCCACCGACGAGGCCTTCGAGGCGCTCATCGAGGCCGTCGACGGCGAGAAGCGCGTCTACGACGAGCACGTCGACGCATTCGACCTGGACCACGCCGAGGCCGACGAACTCGCCCGTCAGGTCGAACTCGACACCGGCGGCTACGGCTTCCTGCCCCCCTCCTCGATTTACCACCGCTTTATGACCGGACTGACCGGCGGGAAGATGTCCTCCTCGATTCCGGCCTCACACATCTCGCTGCTCGACGACCCCGAAGAGGGCTACGACAAGGTGAAAGCCGCCACGACTGGCGGCCGGGCGACTGCCGAGGAACAGCGCGAGAAGGGCGGGAAGGCTGACGAGTGTCCCGTCTACGAACTGTACGCGTACCTGCTCTCTGGCGACGACGACGAGTTCGCCGAGGAAGTGTACGAGGAGTGTGTCGGCGGCGAACGGCTCTGTGGCGGCTGCAAGGAGCAAGCGGCGGAGCTGATGGAAGCCTTCCTGGAAGAGCACCAGGAGAAACGCGCCGAGTGGGAGGACAAACTGGACGAACTCGACATCGACCTGGACTCGCACCGAACGCGGGGCTAG